One Halichoerus grypus chromosome 1, mHalGry1.hap1.1, whole genome shotgun sequence genomic region harbors:
- the MYDGF gene encoding myeloid-derived growth factor, producing MAAPSERRNGGGASLWAVLLLAAVALRPAEAVSEPTTVAFDVRPGGVVHSFSQNVGPGDKYTCAFTYASQGGTNEKWQMSLGTSEDHQHFTCTIWRPQGKSYLYFTQFKAEVRGAEIEYGMAYSKAAFERESDVPLKSDEFEVTKTAVSHRPGAFKAELSKLVIVAKASHSEL from the exons ATGGCGGCGCCCAGCGAAAGGCGGAACGGCGGAGGTGCGAGCCTGTGGGCTGTGTTGCTGCTGGCGGCCGTGGCGTTGAGGCCGGCGGAGGCGGTGTCCGAGCCCACGACTGTGGCGTTTGACGTGCGACCTGGCGGCGTCGTGCACTCCTTTTCCCAGAACGTGGGCCCGGGG GACAAATACACTTGTGCATTCACCTACGCTTCTCAAGGAGGGACCAACGAG aagTGGCAGATGAGCCTGGGAACCAGCGAGGACCACCAGCACTTCACCTGCACCATCTGGAG GCCCCAGGGCAAGTCCTACCTATACTTCACGCAGTTCAAGGCAGAGGTGCGGGGTGCCGAGATCGAGTACGGCATGGCCTAC TCGAAAGCTGCGTTTGAAAGAGAAAGCGACGTCCCCCTGAAAAGCGACGAATTTGAAGTGACCAAAACAGCAG TGTCCCACAGGCCCGGGGCGTTCAAGGCCGAGCTGTCCAAGCTGGTGATTGTGGCCAAGGCCTCCCACAGTGAGCTGTGA
- the TNFAIP8L1 gene encoding tumor necrosis factor alpha-induced protein 8-like protein 1: protein MDAFSTKSLALQAQKKLLSKMASKATVAVFIDDTSSEVLDELYRATKEFTRSRKEAQKVLKNLVKVAVKLGVLLRGGQLGGEELALLQRFRQRARRLAMTAVSFHQVDFTFDRRVLAAALHECRDLLHQAVGAHLTAKSHGRINHVFGHLADCDFLAALYGPAEPYRSHLRHICEGLTRMLDDDSI, encoded by the coding sequence ATGGACGCCTTCAGCACCAAGAGCCTGGCCCTGCAGGCCCAGAAGAAGCTCCTGAGCAAGATGGCGTCCAAGGCCACCGTGGCCGTGTTCATCGACGACACGAGCAGCGAGGTGCTGGACGAGCTGTACCGCGCCACCAAGGAGTTCACACGCAGCCGCAAGGAGGCCCAGAAGGTGCTCAAGAACCTGGTCAAGGTGGCCGTGAAGCTGGGCGTCCTGCTCCGCGGCGGCCAGCTGGGCGGCGAGGAGCTGGCCCTGCTGCAGCGCTTCCGCCAGAGGGCGCGCCGCCTGGCCATGACCGCGGTCAGCTTCCACCAGGTGGACTTCACCTTCGACCGGCGCGTGCTGGCCGCCGCCCTGCACGAGTGCCGGGACCTGCTGCACCAGGCCGTGGGCGCGCACCTGACCGCCAAATCCCACGGCCGCATCAACCACGTCTTCGGCCACTTGGCCGACTGCGACTTCCTGGCGGCGCTCTACGGCCCCGCCGAGCCCTACCGCTCGCACCTGCGCCACATCTGCGAGGGCCTCACCAGGATGCTGGACGACGACAGCATATGA